The region ACGCGCGGCCCAGGCCGTGGTGCTGATCGAACCGGGCACCCCGGACGGCTATCTGCGGATCCGCGAGGCGCGGGACCGGCTGCTGGCGGCCGGGCTGCGCATCGTCGCCCCCTGCCCGCACGGCGCGGCCTGCCCGATCGAGCCCGGCACCGACTGGTGCCACTTCGCCACCCGAGTCCGCCGCTCCTCCCTCCACCGGCAGGTCAAGGGCGGCTCGCTGCCCTACGAGGACGAGAAGTTCAGCTATGTCGCGGCCGTACGGTTCGACGCCGCGCCCGCCGGGGCACGGGTGGTGCGCCGCCCGCAGATCCGCAAGGGCCAGGTGCTGCTGGACCTGTGCGCCCCGGAGGCGGGGCTGGGCCGCACCACGGTGACCAAGCGTCAGGGGCCGCTGTACCGGGCCGCCCGCGATGTGTCCTGGGGCGACGTCTGGCCGCCGGAGGAATCCAGCCCCTCCGGCCGGTAACGCAATCAAGCCCCTCCGGCGTTTGAGGAGCGGGGTCCGGGGCGGAGCCCCGGCGGGGGTCGAGGGGGCGGAGCCCCGCCCCACGCGGCGGAGCCGCAAATCGATGCTGCGGGAAGGGGCGGGGAGGGGACAGATCCGCCGGACACCCCGTAAGACGCCGCACGGCCCGGGAAGACCAGGAACCCGTGAACCCCAGGAGCCCGTGAACCCCAGCGACCCCGGGCCCTCTCACCCCACCGCCCGCGCCAGCGCCGTCCCCGCCGCCGCCCGGGGCCCACTGTCCCCAGAGCGGCGCCGCGGATGCACGGTCGTGGCGAGCAGCACCAGATAGACCCCGCGGGCCCGGTCCACGACCAGGCTCGTCCCGGTGAACCCGGTGTGCCCCGCGGCGCCGCCCCCCGCCAACTCGCCCATGAACCACGGCTGGTCGACCTCGAAGCCCAGCCCCGGCGCGGTCAGCATCAGCTCGGTGGACTCCGGCGACAGCATGCGCCCGCCACCGGCCAGCAGCGCCCGGCACAGCACCGCCAGGTCCCCGGCGGTCGAGAAGATCCCGGCATGGCCCGCGACCCCGCCCAGCGCCCACGCGTTCTCGTCGTGCACGACGCCTCGCAGCATCCCCCGGTCCACCTTGCCCCAGGGCCGTCGCTGGTCCTCGGTGGCCGCGATCCGGGGCAGCCAGGAGGCGGGAGGGTTGAAGCGGGTGTCGGCCATGCCCAGCGGGCCGGTGACCGTCTCCTGGACGAGCCGGTCCAGCCCACGCCCCGCGGTCCGCTCCAGCACCCGCTGCAGCAGCAGGAAGTTGAGGTCGGAGTAGCGGCGGGCGGTGCCGGGCGGGGTGACCGGCGGCTCGGCCGCGAGCCGGGCCAGCCGCCGCTCCACCCCGTCCTCCTCGTACAGCGGGAGTTCCGGAATCAGCCCCGAGGTGTGGGTGAGCAGGTGCCGCACCGTGATGCCGTGCTCTGCGGCGGCCGTGCACTCCGGGGC is a window of Streptomyces violaceusniger Tu 4113 DNA encoding:
- a CDS encoding serine hydrolase domain-containing protein; this encodes MALAAGTTSGPLAEESFGWAVRYTAYDERADRGVELPRERWAPVRRDTLFDLASLTKLCTTIVALRAVERGLITLDGRVAAYAPECTAAAEHGITVRHLLTHTSGLIPELPLYEEDGVERRLARLAAEPPVTPPGTARRYSDLNFLLLQRVLERTAGRGLDRLVQETVTGPLGMADTRFNPPASWLPRIAATEDQRRPWGKVDRGMLRGVVHDENAWALGGVAGHAGIFSTAGDLAVLCRALLAGGGRMLSPESTELMLTAPGLGFEVDQPWFMGELAGGGAAGHTGFTGTSLVVDRARGVYLVLLATTVHPRRRSGDSGPRAAAGTALARAVG